Genomic DNA from Pseudomonas helmanticensis:
ATTGGCGGCTGGCGTGGGAATAACGCCGTTGCTGTCGATGCTGCGCGAAGTGGTGTACCAAGGCCTACGCACGCGGGGGATTCGTCCGACGCTGTTGTTGCAGAGTTCGCGCAGCCTGGCTGATCAGCCGTTTCGCAAAGAGCTGGACCGTTTGCTGGAAACGGCTGGCGATGCGGTACGGGTGCTGCGTTTGCTGAGCCAGCCAGAAGCCGATCTGCAAGAGGGTGAGGATTTCGATTTGCATGGGCGTATCGACAGCACAGTGCTGAGGAACCTGCTGGATGCCGAGGATTTCGACCAGCTCGATTTCGTCCTTTGCGGCCCCGGTGGTTTTACCCAAGGGCTGTACGACAGCCTGCGCGAACTGGATGCGCGCGACGCGCAGATTCATGCGGAAACCTTTGGCCCGTCGACACTGAAACGCCAGGCCGACCCGGACGCCATCGTCATCGAACAACCGCCCGCAGCGACTACTTCGGTGCCTGTGGTGTTCGAGCGCTCGGCAAAAGAAGCGCGTTGGCAACCCGATGGCGGTAGCCTGCTGGAGCTGGCGGAAAGCCGTGGATTGCGTCCGGAGTTCAGTTGCCGCGGTGGCTCATGCGGCACCTGCAAAACAAGGCTGGTCAGCGGCGCAGTAAATTATCCACAGCCCCCGGCGGACATTCCGGAAGCAGGCCACGTGCTGATTTGCTGTGCGGTTCCGGCACAAAGCAGCCAACCCTTGGTCTTGGACCTGTAACGAGCCCCCCTGTAGGAGCTGCCGAAGGCTGCGATCTTTTGATCTTGCGTTTATAGAATCGAAATCAAAAGATCGCAGCCTGCGGCAGCTCCTGCAGGGGGATGTGGTTCAGCCTGATCAGGCGTAGGACAGGGATTTCTCTTCAAGCAATTCCTGATACAGCTCTGTCCACTTGCGGCCCATCTCGTCGGCGGTGAATAACTGCCGATATCGTGCCTCAGCCTTCACGCCCATCGCAGCAGCGCGCACCGGATCTTCCCACAAGGTACGCATTGCCTCGCGAAACGCCCGGGGATTACTCGGCGGCACCACCAGCCCGGTTTCGTTGTGGATATTGATGTAGCTGGTGCCAGTGCCGATCTCACTGGAGATCATCGGCTTGCCGTACATCGCGCCTTCAAGCAGCGAAATACCGAACGCCTCCGAGCGCAGGTGCGAAGGGAAAACGATGGCGTAGCTCAGTTGCAGCAAGGCGACTTTGTCTTCATCACCCAGGCGCCCGAGGAAATGGATATTGCGCAGCCCCAGCGCCGCCGCTTGGGCATGCAGTTCCTGTTCGAGCGGGCCGGCGCCGACGATCACCACCGGGTAATCCACGTCTTTCAGCGCCTCGAGCAGAATGTGCAGGCCTTTGTAGTAACGCATCACGCCGACAAACAGGAAAAACTTATCCCCAAGCTGTTGGCGCCAACGGTTCATGCGCTCGCTATCGGCCTGTGGATAACCTGCTTTGTTCAAGCCATACGGAATCACCCGGGTCTTGTCCTGAAACTGCTGCAGAACATCGCTGGTGTGCAGGTAGTTCGGCGAAGCCGCGACGATGCGGTCGGCGCTGGCGAGGAAGCGGTTCATCAGCGGACGATAGAGTTTGAGCAGGTGCTTCTGGCGAATGATGTCCGAGTGGTAGGTGACGACACTGGGCTTGTTCGTTGCGCTGGCGAAATGCACCAGGTCCATGAACGGCCACGGGAAGTGGTAGTTGACCACGTCGGCCTCGGCGGCCATTTCGCGAAACTGCTTGAACACGCTCCAGGAGAAACCGGTGGAGGCGAACTGGATATCAAGTTTGGCGCGGTGCACTTCGTGCTGACCGAGTTTCACCACCGGCGGCGTCGGGTCGGCGCTGAGCGTCAGCACCTGGCCGTCGATGCCATGTTTGGCGCCGCTCTCGCACAGCTGGAAGATCACTTGTTCGATGCCGCCGACCGAATCAGGCAGGTAAGTCTTGAAAAAATGAAGTACGCGCATTTCAACCTCCCATGGCCTGGCGGTAGGCACCGGCCGTGGCCTGTGCACAACGCTCCCAGGAAAAAAGCCGTGCCTGCTGCAATCCGGCTTCTCGGCATGCCTGCCAATGTGCTTGATCGTCGATCAACCGGCTCATTGCATCACGCAAGCCGTCTGCATCGTCAGCTTCAATATAGTTGCCGGCAGCCCCCGCCACTTCCGGCATCGCCGAGGAACGGGTGATGACTACCGGTGTGCCACTGGCCATCGCCTCGAGTACCGGCAATCCAAAACCTTCATACAGCGAGGGAAAAATCAGCGCGCGGGCGCCGGCCAGCAGTTGTGCCACTTGTTCATCCGGCAGATAACCGAGCAGACACACATGCCCGCTCGCCAAGGCTTGGCGCAGCGGTTCGCTGAACTGTTCGCGCTCCCAGCCCGCCATGCCGACGATCAGCAACGGAAAGCGCTGGCGCACGGCTTCCGGTAACAGGGCGTGCGCACGCAGGGCCAGACAGAGATTCTTGCGCGGCTCGAGGGTGCCGACACACAGAAAGTATTCTCGAAAGCCCACGGCATGCGCTTTGAGTACTGCGTCGATGGCGTGCGGTTCGCGCGGATGGAAACGTTCGGCCACGCCCAATGGCGCTACGACAAAGCGCTCGGCGGGCAGACCAAAATAGTCCTGGGCTTCGTCGGCAATCGCCTGAGAGTCGGTCAGGATCAGCCGCGCCTGCTGTACGCCAGAGGCCAGGCGCCGCTCGATTTCCTTGAGCCGCGCCGGCGGCTGGGTTTCGGGAAAATGCAGGTGCGTGAGGTCGTGCAGGGTGATCACGGTCGGGCCGTTGAACGCCAGCGGCCACAGGCTCGGCTCGTGGTACAGGTCGATACCTTGCGTGCTGCCCTGATCGAAACGTTTCTGCTCCAGCCAGCGCCGGGCCTGATAAGCCCCGGGGATTTGCCGCAGCAGTGGCGTCAGGCGCGAGTAACCGGGCATGGCCGCTTCCGGCAATGCCGAACTCCAGCCCCAGCCATGGAACAAGCTGACCTCGACATCGGTTTCGCAGCGCAAAGCGTTGACCAGCTCCGCGACGTAGTGGCCGATGCCGGTGCGCGGTGCTTGCAGAATCCGGGCGTTAAGGGCAATGCGCATGCTGCCTCGCTGGCGCCGCTGGCGCTTCCAGGACATGACGCACACTGCGTTCGGCCAGTTGCTCGCTGGCTTCGCGCCAGCCGATCCAGGTCCAGTCCGCGACATCGCGGGCGGCGGGGAACTGGCCGCTGCTTTCGAAGGCTGCGATCAGATCGGCAAGGCTTTGCGGCGCTTGCAGATCGAAGTACGCCATGAACTCACCGCCGATTTCGCGGAACACTGCGATATCGCTGGCCATTGCCGGCAGACCGCGCTGCATGGCCTCCACCAGTGGCAGGCCGAAGCCTTCGACGAACGAGGGGAAAACCAGTGCCTTGGAATGGGCGTAGGCGTGTTCGAGGCTGGTATCGCTCAGGTCGTTGAACATGAACAGCCGCTGATTCAGCTGCGGGTGAGCGCGCACCCGCTCAAGCAGGACCTCGCACTTCCAGCCGACACGCCCGGCGATGCACAGGCGGGCATTTGAGCCTGCAGCCCAGGCGCGCTCAAAGGCGTCGAGCAAATAGCCGTGGTTCTTGCGTGGCTCAATGGTGCTGACCATCAGGAACACCGGCTCGGCTATGGCGAACATTTCGCGCAGGCGCGGTTCGACCGTTGCCTCGTTGCTGTGCAAGTCCAGCTCGGAGCCGAGGTGGAAAAAATCCAGCCAGCGCTTGTCAGCCTGCGCGGAGCCGATGCGCTGTTGCAGTTCCTCACGCACCTGATCACGTACGGTCGCGGAGATCGCCATAAAACCATCGGCGGTGCGGCTGACCCAGTCGAACCACTCGCTGAAAACCTGCACCAGGCGCGTGTCGTAGAACTGCGGATGAGTCAGCGGGATCAGGTCGTAGATCACCGCGATGATGCCAACGCCATCGCGCTTGAGTCGTTCGACGTGGGCAAAAAAATCCGAGTGCCAGGAGGAATCCAGCAGCACCAGTTGATCACCGGGCTGATGTTGCAGCGGTGAGCAGCGCTTGAGCAGTTGCGTGTGGTTGATGGCGCCAATCAGCCGCAGCGGTAAACCGAACAAACCGAATGACGTCAGGCGATAGGCAACATACAGCCCGCGTCGCAGCAGTTTCGAGCTGCTCCGGGTGTCGAGGCGCTGGTGCCCTTGCCAGAATCGATGCGCGAGGCGTTGCAGGCGTTCGCCGAACGTCGCCAGGGCATTGAACAGCGGGGTGTCGAGCGGCGCCAGGCGCTGTACGCGATAGAGTTGGCCATTGAGCAGGATCACCGGCATGCATTCGACGCCTTCGGCGCTCGGCGGCAACTGTTTGATGACATTGCGCACCACGCGCTGGATTCCCGAGTTGACTTTCGGGTGCTTGAACACGTGGGTGCATTCCACCAGCAAGCGAGTCATGGCGTGCGCTCGACAGGTGTGGCCGCGGTTTCGCGAGTGATCGTGGTCTGCGCATTCAGCCAGGAACAGCCGACGAAATCCTCGTGCCGATTGTTGATCACGTGGAACACCAGGCCGTAGTCGCGCCATTCGAAGTTGCGATCCAGGTGCGAATCCAGGCGCGACAGGCTCAGCGACACCGAATAGTTGCCTTTGCCCAGGCCCATGATGAAGGCGAAGCGATAGGTAAAGCGTTCACCGGCGTGCAGATCGGTCAGCGCCTTGCCCTGACGGTGGGTGTTGATGCCATACATCATCTGCCCCAGGCGATCCTTGAGGATGAAGCCCAGCACCAGGCGTTCGATGTCCTTGCGCACTTCGACCTGCACTTCCAGCACCACCGGCTGGCCGACTTCGGCGGCGTCGATGCTGCGATCGTGTTCGTCGAGCATGCGCACGCCGAGAATCGCCGCTTCACCGGTACCCGAGACGGTCTGCACTTCGCCCCCGGCGAGCATTTCCTGGCGCACGACCTGGCCTTCACGCTCGGCCATCAGGGCGTTGTAGTAATCGAGCACGGCTTCGGGTTTACCGTACATGGCCATGTGGCCATCCTTGAGCAGGATCGCCGAGTCGCAGATCGACTGAATTGCCGAGCGGTCGTGGGACACGATCAACAGCGTGGTGCCGGCCTTGCGGAAGCTGCGGATGCGCTCGAAACTCTTGTGCTGAAAATAGGCGTCGCCCACCGACAGCGCTTCGTCGACGATCAGAATGTCCGGACGCCGGGCGGTCGCCACACTGAACGCCAGACGCATCTGCATGCCGCTGGAATAGGTGCGTACCGGGTGATCGATGGCGTCGCCAATCTCGGCGAAATATTCTATTTCGGGCATCAACGCTTCGATTTCTTCGAGCTG
This window encodes:
- a CDS encoding glycosyltransferase family 4 protein; its protein translation is MRVLHFFKTYLPDSVGGIEQVIFQLCESGAKHGIDGQVLTLSADPTPPVVKLGQHEVHRAKLDIQFASTGFSWSVFKQFREMAAEADVVNYHFPWPFMDLVHFASATNKPSVVTYHSDIIRQKHLLKLYRPLMNRFLASADRIVAASPNYLHTSDVLQQFQDKTRVIPYGLNKAGYPQADSERMNRWRQQLGDKFFLFVGVMRYYKGLHILLEALKDVDYPVVIVGAGPLEQELHAQAAALGLRNIHFLGRLGDEDKVALLQLSYAIVFPSHLRSEAFGISLLEGAMYGKPMISSEIGTGTSYINIHNETGLVVPPSNPRAFREAMRTLWEDPVRAAAMGVKAEARYRQLFTADEMGRKWTELYQELLEEKSLSYA
- a CDS encoding glycosyltransferase family 4 protein, which gives rise to MRIALNARILQAPRTGIGHYVAELVNALRCETDVEVSLFHGWGWSSALPEAAMPGYSRLTPLLRQIPGAYQARRWLEQKRFDQGSTQGIDLYHEPSLWPLAFNGPTVITLHDLTHLHFPETQPPARLKEIERRLASGVQQARLILTDSQAIADEAQDYFGLPAERFVVAPLGVAERFHPREPHAIDAVLKAHAVGFREYFLCVGTLEPRKNLCLALRAHALLPEAVRQRFPLLIVGMAGWEREQFSEPLRQALASGHVCLLGYLPDEQVAQLLAGARALIFPSLYEGFGLPVLEAMASGTPVVITRSSAMPEVAGAAGNYIEADDADGLRDAMSRLIDDQAHWQACREAGLQQARLFSWERCAQATAGAYRQAMGG
- a CDS encoding glycosyltransferase family 4 protein is translated as MTRLLVECTHVFKHPKVNSGIQRVVRNVIKQLPPSAEGVECMPVILLNGQLYRVQRLAPLDTPLFNALATFGERLQRLAHRFWQGHQRLDTRSSSKLLRRGLYVAYRLTSFGLFGLPLRLIGAINHTQLLKRCSPLQHQPGDQLVLLDSSWHSDFFAHVERLKRDGVGIIAVIYDLIPLTHPQFYDTRLVQVFSEWFDWVSRTADGFMAISATVRDQVREELQQRIGSAQADKRWLDFFHLGSELDLHSNEATVEPRLREMFAIAEPVFLMVSTIEPRKNHGYLLDAFERAWAAGSNARLCIAGRVGWKCEVLLERVRAHPQLNQRLFMFNDLSDTSLEHAYAHSKALVFPSFVEGFGLPLVEAMQRGLPAMASDIAVFREIGGEFMAYFDLQAPQSLADLIAAFESSGQFPAARDVADWTWIGWREASEQLAERSVRHVLEAPAAPARQHAHCP
- a CDS encoding ABC transporter ATP-binding protein, which translates into the protein MGHIRVTGLSKAYKQYPNRWARLAEWLIPFSPIRHHQHWVLRDVEFEIAPGEAVGIVGANGAGKSTLLKMITGTTQPTAGKIEIEGRVAALLELGMGFHPDFTGRQNAVMAGQLLGMQLEEIEALMPEIEYFAEIGDAIDHPVRTYSSGMQMRLAFSVATARRPDILIVDEALSVGDAYFQHKSFERIRSFRKAGTTLLIVSHDRSAIQSICDSAILLKDGHMAMYGKPEAVLDYYNALMAEREGQVVRQEMLAGGEVQTVSGTGEAAILGVRMLDEHDRSIDAAEVGQPVVLEVQVEVRKDIERLVLGFILKDRLGQMMYGINTHRQGKALTDLHAGERFTYRFAFIMGLGKGNYSVSLSLSRLDSHLDRNFEWRDYGLVFHVINNRHEDFVGCSWLNAQTTITRETAATPVERTP